A single region of the Micropterus dolomieu isolate WLL.071019.BEF.003 ecotype Adirondacks linkage group LG18, ASM2129224v1, whole genome shotgun sequence genome encodes:
- the LOC123956888 gene encoding probable E3 ubiquitin-protein ligase makorin-2, producing MRSSDACQGVLSFHQFSHQPKTTGEGWNYGQPVNPPGTPAETVLALILTAGSRTKHFRLAPRRDPRSVPDASTLIEPFGRVSDVCLCLRSCPECRVISEFVIPSVYWVEDQEEKDHLIELFKSGVSKKACKYFDQGRGSCPFAGKCLYLHAFPDGTRAEPDRPRKQLSSEGNVRFMNNVRLWDFIEERGQRSLPASLPSLDDDITELRELFMQMSGPSQDGPETPPGADQ from the exons ATGAGGAGCTCAGACGCCTGCCAAGGAGTCCTGTCCTTTCATCAGTTTAGTCACCAGCCAAAGACCACAGGTGAGGGTTGGAACTACGGTCAGCCGGTAAATCCTCCAGGAACTCCTGCTGAAACAGTGCTGGCTCTGATCCTGACTGCTGGATCTCGTACCAAACACTTCAGACTTGCCCCCAGACGCGACCCCAGATCAGTCCCGGACGCCTCAACGCTGATTGAGCCGTTTGGACGTG TGTCtgatgtgtgtctctgtctcaggtCCTGTCCAGAGTGCAGAGTCATCTCAGAGTTCGTCATCCCTTCGGTCTACTGGGTGGAGGACCAGGAAGAAAAGGACCACCTCATAGAGCTCTTCAAGTCTGGAGTCAG TAAGAAGGCCTGTAAGTACTTCGATCAGGGCCGCGGCTCGTGCCCGTTCGCAGGGAAGTGCTTGTACCTTCACGCCTTCCCAGACGGAACCCGAGCAGAACCCGACCGGCCGCGGAAACAGCTGAGCTCCGAGGGGAACGTCCGG TTCATGAACAACGTCCGTCTGTGGGATTTCATCGAGGAGCGCGGGCAGCGGTCGCTCCCAGCATCCCTGCCGTCTCTCGATgatgacatcacggagctgAGGGAGCTCTTCATGCAGATGTCGGGGCCGAGCCAGGACGGGCCGGAGACCCCGCCCGGCGCAGACCAGTAG